TGGGATTAGCGCGGTATGAGCGAAATCATTGTAAACATAAATCCGGTTATCGCCATTAAAAAAAGCAAGAATGATCTAATTTCTCTTGCTGTACGGCCGTCTTTTAATACAACCCGGCTAAAAGATTCTGATATTAGTATCGTGAGGGCAAACAAAAAAGCAAATGCTAAAGCCAGTTGTGCGCCTATCCCAATAGGAATACGATTATTGGTATTGCCAAAATAACCCAGTTGATCGCCCAAGAATAATACATTCCATATAACAACAAAAACAATCACAGCTATCCATTTCATTGGAAAGCTTCCGCTTGATTGGTATTTTACTATTTCGGCCTCAATTTCAGCAGGTATGGGATCAGCGTTATTTAGAAATCCGGTATCTTCTATTCGTTTTATCAAATCGCTGCTACCGGAAGTTAAAAAAATAATCTTCGTGCTATATTTGTTGACTCGGTGATTGATTTTTATGCCAGCTCCAGAAAATAAGGAAGATGGTTCGATGGAGATAATATCAGAAGGCCTGAAATAAACATTGCCTATGATTGATGCGTTTAATCGCAATTCATTTTTATTAACTAACAATTTAGCAAATGGCCATGTGGCTCGGCCAAATCCAATGTTTGCGCCACCGGTTTCTTCAATATCATACATTACTATCTGTTTAGGATTTGATTTTACAATTAAAGCTATTTAAAAGCAATGGAATAAACAAAACTACCGTGCTCTGGCTTTTTACTTATAAACATTAGTTTCCGAGGAGCTCTTAATATATTATCATTTGCTATATACGCTATCATTGGGTATCTTTGTGATATGCACCCTGCAGTACAAAATAAAAGAAAATTATTTTCATTGCTTAAGGCTAACGGCCAGAAGTTGAGGTCGTATGGTGTTTCTAATCTTAGTGTTTTTGGCTCGTTTATTACTGGTAAATACAATGCAGATAGCGATGTCGATTTTTTAGTGGACTTTGATCCAGAGCAAAAAAGTTATGATAATTTCATGGACTTATCTTTCTTTTTAGAAGATTTGCTTGGTAGGAAAGTGGAGATTGTTACACCGCAGTCATTAAGCAAATATATTGGGCCATATATTTTAAAAGAGGCTGAACATGTTGCCATCTAATATCGAATTGCTTAACCACATACTTGACGAGATTTCTTTTGTACTGAATGCAGTTAAAGGAAAAGAAAAGGATTTCGTGATAAACGATCCGGTATTGTCAAGAGCTATTATCCGAAGCCTTGAGATTATTGGCGAAGCAAGTGCAAAAGTGGAGCCTGATTTTAAATTAGAGCATCCACAAGTGGAATGGAGAAAAATGTCGAATACCCGTAACAGGTTAATTCATGATTATTTTGGTGTTGATTATGATATTGTTTGGGATATCATAACTTCAAAGCTACCTGATCTGGAACAAGCGATTCAAGCTATTATTTCTGAGAACTAAATTTCCTGAGTGGGAGCTTAAATCAAGCAGAATGCTTAGTTGACATTTTATTAAATATTTAGATATATCATATTCTTAATTGAGGAAATTACGATAAAACATAATATGTTTTCCTGAAAGGGGTAAATAAAAGGGAAACTTATTTGATTAAATATGCACAGATTTGATCGAACATGATTCAATTAATGCCATCAAAAACAGCGTTCTTTCTTCCGTCGAGACCACTCCTTTGCCAGCGTTTATACAAGCGCTGGCTTTTTTGTGGTATGGCGAATTAAACTCTAATTCGTCTATTAATTCTCTCTTTAGAGTAATAGATTTCATTATCTTGTGGTATACATTAAATATCTAAATAATGAAATTTATTTATGCTATGCTTTTAAGTTTATCGCTGTTTGTACTCATGCCAGGAAAATATATTCAGTTAAATAGGTTGTCGATACGACAATTAAAAAGAAGTCTCCGAAAGACTTTAATAAAGCATATCCCACTTTCTTGAGGATAATGATTATGTCGTCGGTCATGGGAATGGCAATGTCCTCTCAAGACAAAAATGATCATCTAGACATCTCAATATATTAAACGACATTTATAATGTCGATCTATGAATAGAACCTTTTATGAACGTTCGAAACTCTCAAATGCAATGCTTCCTTTTAGACTATAGTTATGGAAATTGATGTAATAATTAATTGTATGCATAAATCGATATATTGGATTTACTTTTAAAATCCTCCTAATGAGAAATAAGCTATTTTATTGGTCATTATTATTCTTAATAACCTTTCAAGGGTATTCACAGCAAAAAATTAGTGGAAGATTTAAACCATTCGCTAAACTTTTCATTGCAACAGATACGAACATTTTGGTTAAACCTTCTGTAAATGGAAAGTTTGCTTTTATGATCAAGAGCAAAGATTTAAAGCATAGCAAAACAAGTAGGGTTGGGTTTATCGATTCTGCCGGGAGGGTGATTGTTGAACCAAAATATATCAACTGCAGTAATTTTGACGATGGTTATGCATTGGTACAAGACACTTCCTACAATATTGGCGTAATTGATACCAACGGAAAAACTGTCATTAAAATGATTTATGCAAACATTAGTAGGTGTAAGAATGGTTTGCTCATGATTCTCAAAGACGGAAAATTCGGTCTTATAAAGATCAATGGAACAGTTGTTTTAGAACCCAATAAATACGATAGTTTTTCGAATGACGAGAGAAGATATGTTAAATGCATGGTTCTACCTAATCCTTATTTCTGGGAGCTATTAGACTTTGATAGAAATGAAATCCATTTCGATGAGTATTTAGGCGTACGATATGGAGGTAAATGGGCTGTTATCGATAAAAATGGTATAGAAATAATTTCAACAAAATATGAGGGAATAGGCACTTTTGAAAACGGGGTTGCTACAGCGGAGATTGGAAAGAAATATGGCGTAATAGATGCAAAAGGAAACCTGTTGGTTACTGCCAAGTATGAATTTGTTATGCTTACCCCCTACAATTTTGTGAAGGTGTTGGCTAAGAATAAATTAGGGATAGTTTCGCTGCAGAATAAAACCTTAGTGCCACCAAAATATAGCAGTATCTCACCTTATGATGAAAATCATTTTCTTGTAGAAGACGATAAGGGACTCGGAGTTGTCGATTCAAAGAACAAAACAATAATTCCCATAAAGGATCAACAGATTAAAAGATTTGGGATTGGATATATGATATCTCCCAATTTCGAGGGGGGCTGGGCATTTTTTGATGAAAAGGGAAAACAAAAAACGGCTTATCTGAGAGGATGGTTCGACAGTCCGGTTTGGTATAAAGATTATGCGCATGGCTTCATGATTTACAACGAAAAAGAGAAAAAAAACAAAAGCTATAAAGAGTTATTAGTGTATAACAACTTTACACCACAAGCGAGGATATTTGGTTATCAGAGAGCGGGGAAATGGGGATTACTAGATACTACTGGGGTAGAAATTACAAAACCACTATATGATAAGCTTGAGTTTCAATTTTTCAAGAAAAATGCTAACTCAGATGCAAACAATTTGATTAAGGCGATGGTGAACAAAAAATGGGGACTTATTGATAGAAACGGCAACAAAATGCTAGATTTTGAATATGATGAGCTATCTAATCGATATTCAGGACTTAGCCTTGCTAAAAAAAACGGCAAATATGGATTGCTCAGTAAAGATATTAAACTGATTACGCCCATCAAGTATGATGAAATTACGCTACAAGATGGAGATTTTCGAATTGAAAAGTTCATTCTGGTACGAATTAATAAAAAGACTGGACTAATCAATAGCAAAGGGAATGAAATTATTCCAGTCAAATACGACTATGTTAATAGTTTTTTTTTAAATGGGTTTAGTGTAGTTGGTATTGGAAAAAAAATGGGGCTTTTTGATCTCAATGGAAAAATGGTTTTTCCTGTAATTTATGATAGCATTACTGTAAACGAGGATGGTTTTCACACCGTGCTAAAAGATGGTTTTTGGGGTGTGATCAATAGATCACATGACGTTATCTTACCAATAGTTTATGGTCAGGTTTTACGGATTTACGATCAAAATTCATTGAGAGATGCAGCATTGACGACTAAAAGAGCAAAGTATTGTGTAAATTATAATGGGAAGGAAGGTTTGTTAGATTCTACTGGCAAAATCGTTGTTCCGTTCTTGTATGACACCATAATACGAATAGCAGATAATTCCATCATTGCTTCAAAAGGCGGGTATGTAGGCGTGATAGATTGGGAAGGGAATATAATCGTCCCTTTTATATATTTAACTATCGAGGATCTTGGTAGATTTTACAAAGTATGTATCAATGGAAAATACGGAAGTATCGATAAGAACGGTAAACACATAATCAAGCCTGTTTATGATCAGATGGATTACCTTTATGGCGGTTTTTTAGTGGTTACAAAAGATGATAAACAAGGAGTCTTCAATATAAAAGGCGAAGAAATCGTTAAACCTATTTATGATTCTTGCAAACCTTGTGGTAAAACAAATATTATCGTTCACAAAAGTGAAAAAGCCGGACTTTTGGATGATAAAGGAGCGTTGATCTATCCATGTATTTATAAAGAAATCGAATGTGTAAATGGAACAATTGTAATTAAGAAGTTTGAGGAAATAAAAACAGGAAATCGTAAATAGAATGGGTGAATAATGGGGGGGCGATCCCTGATCAGTAGTAGGGGGACGAATGATTAGGAGGGTAAATTAAAAGGGAAACTTATTTGATCAAAAAGGATCAGGTTGAGCAGAGGTGACTCAATTAGCGATGCTAAGAATGGCGTTCTTTCTTCCGTCGAGACCACTTGGAATGAAAATTAAATAATTTAAGAACACTCAAAAGGCCCGCAATCTATAATTTGCGGCCTTTTAAGTGTCGTAGTCAAGAATATAAAACTGCAGTAGATTATTGCAGGTGTTAACCTTCTTTGTGTCAATCCGCGACATAGTTGTGCCAATCCATGACAAAGCGTTTAAGTGATTAGTAAGTTGTAATTCATGTAGTTATGTTTGCTTTTGTAATGAACAAATAAGCCCTGCAGGCAAGAGAATTACGAATTCACAATTTTATTTTAATCATTTAAATTTTAGAAAAATGGGAAAATTAACCGGAGGCATCGATTATGATATGATCGGTCGTTTAGGGAATCACGTTGGTCGCAAAAGAAAAGGAAAGAATATCATTTCTATGCGTCCTTCAAAATCCAAAAAGCCAGGTACACCGTTACAAATAAATCAGCGGATTAAGTTTGGAATGATGACCTCATGGCTGAGTAATCTTAGCGGATTAATTGATATAGGCTTTGCTGCTTACGATACAAAAATGACGGCCCAAAATGCAGCCGTTAAGTATAATTTGGAACATGCCATTACAGGAACAGGGCCAGATTATCAAATTAATTACCGAAAGATCCTTTACAGTAGGGGGCCACTCGATTTACCCATTTATATGGAAGTTGGTACAGTGATAGATTGTAAAATAGAGTTTCTCTGGGCAAATCAGATCGTAAATCCTGGCAATCCAGGCGAAAGTAATGCCCTTGCAACTGATAAAGCTACGCTGTTGGTGTATAACTCAACCAAAGGTAAGTTTGTTACGTTGAAGGCGGCAGCCCCCAGATCTGCACTAAAATTTGAGTTGCAATTGCCTTTAGACTTTGCCGGGGATAGCGTTGATTGCTGGATGAGTTTCGTTTCGGCTAATGGTAAGCTGGTTAGTAACAGCATTTATATTACGAAACTTTTGGTTCTTTAAAGCTAATGCGACTATAATCTCAACAGGGCTGTGCATACGTGCAGTCCTGTTTCTTAAACAAAAAATAAAATATAGATGAAAACATTCAATTTAAAAATGCCGGCTCGGATTCCGGTGATAAGAAACATAGAGCGGTATGTGATGGTAAGCATCGTGTTGTTATTATGGAGTGCCGCACCACACATATTTGTATTACCACAAGGTAATTCGGAAGAAATTGCTACAAGCATTGGGTTGATGGTGTTGCTTGCACTGATGTGTCTTTTGCTAATGCTGGGTTTATGCTGGTGGTTATTGCAGCGGTTTTGGGTAAGTATAGGTTTACCCAGCCTGGATAATATGGTTTTACAATTTCAAAAATTACAGTTATGGGAACAGCTAAAATTTGCACTATGCTTGTTTGCTTTGTTTTTATTTGCAGGAGTTGGAATGTTGATAGCAGTGCTGTAAAGGACTATGAACGTATTATCGCTATAGCGCAAAAGGAGGTAGGTGTAAAGGAGCTGACCGGTAATAACGATGGAGAAAGAGTAGAGGAGTACCTCAGAGCTGTAGGTTTAAAAAAAGGGCAACCATATTGTAGTGCTTTTGTGAGTTGGGTTTTTGAGCAGGCTGGTTATAGAGCTCCACGTACGGGATGGTCGCCTGCGCTTTTTCCAGGGTCAAGGATCGTAAAAGATGCAAAGCCGGCAGCAGTTTTTGGGATATACTTTAGTTCATTAAAGCGGATTGCTCACGTAGGATTGGTAGAGTCTGTTAGAAGCGATTGGATCACTTGTCTGGAGGCAAATACAAATATTGCAGGTAGTAGGGAAGGAGAAGGTGTTTTTCGCCGGATAAGGCATAAAAGAACCATATCTCGCTTCGCAGATTGGATAAAACAAAATAATTAACACTCAAAAAAATGAATAAGAAACATATATTACTCATCATTTTAGGCCTTTACCTATTTATGGTTTGTATGAGTTGTAACCTGTTTAAGAAAACGACTAAGATCAACTCAACAAGTGCGCAGACAACATCAAAACAAAAAGAATCAAGTCAACTGATTTTAAAAACCGGGAATAAGGAAACACAAATATTTACTTATTGGAATGACAGTGCAGTGTATCAATATCAAAATATTAAAGAGCTGGTTAATGAAACTGCAGCAGCCCGACGTACAACTGAAGAAAAGCAATCGTTAAAGCAGCAGCAAACCATAAAAGAGTCGGAACCGACAAAAATGTGGATGCTGTTTGGGATAGTAATTGCATTGATAGTAAGCTTTGTTTTGTATCGAAAATTTGCAGCGAAATAGGCCATTTTGCTAGCTTAAAATAAACTGTCAATTAATCGCATAAAAAAGCAGCTTTTTTAAAAAAATAAAGCCACTTTTGCAAAACTGTAAAGCAAATGAATTAAGATGTAAAAAGAACTGCATATATATGGAAGAGGAAGTTGTTGAAGAGGTTGTTAAACTGTTAGAACAGAGTGACGATGCACAATTAAAAGTTTATCTGGATGGTCTTAACATTTCGGATGTTGAGCATTTGATAGATGAACTCCCCCAGTATGCAGTGAAATTTATCGATATCCTGTCTATAAAAAGGGCAGTAAATGTTTTCAGAATTCTTGATTTTCCTACGCAGGAAAAGATCATTAAAAAACTTCCGGGAAATAAACTGGCCGAGCTGATTAATTTGATGCCACCGGATGATCGTACTGCTTTGTTTAGTGAGCTGAAAGGTGATGCTGTAAAAAAACTGATTATCCTGTTGCCTGCAAAGGATAGGGTCGAGGCGCTTTCGCTGTTAGGATACGAAGAGGATAGTGTGGGTAGGTTGATGACCCCGGATTATGTAGCCGTTAAAAAGGACTGGACAGTTAGCCGGGTATTATCGCACATCAGGCGCTATGGCAAAAACTCCGAAACCATTGATGTGGTTTATGTGATTGATAAAGACGGCATACTACTGGATGATATACGGATAAGGGAAGTTTTACTCGCAGATCCTGATGCTAAAATCGGTGACTTAACAGACCATCGTCTGATTTCGTTGAATGTAAGCGACCCACAAGAGGAAGCAATCAATGTGTTTAGGATGAACAACAGGGTAGCTTTACCGGTGGTTGATGATAATAACGTTTTGCTCGGTATTGTAACAGTTGATGATATCCTTTGGATTGCTAATGAAGAGTATACCGAGGATATGCACAAAATTGGGGGTACCCAGGCGCTGGACGAACCTTACCTGGATATGCCAATTTTTGGTCTGTTTAGAAGAAGGATTGGCTGGTTAGTGGTCCTGTTTCTGGGCGAAATGCTTACGGCTACGGCAATGGCCCATTTTGAAGCCGATATTGCCAAAGCTGTTATCCTGGCTATGTTTGTGCCGTTAATTATATCAAGTGGTGGTAATAGCGGATCACAAGCCTCAACGCTGATTATACAGGCGATGGCGCTGGGAGAGATTACGATTGGTGATTGGTGGCGCGTAATGCGAAGGGAAATCATTTCCGGACTGATGTTGGGTATTGTACTGGGTTCTATAGGCTTTTTAAGGATATTTGTGTGGACCTTTTTTACCGATATGTATGGACCGCATTGGATGCTGGTTGGAGTAACGGTAGGTGTAGCGCTTGTGGGGGTAGTTTTATGGGGATCTCTTGCAGGATCTATGTTGCCCTTATTGCTTAAAAAACTAGGTGCCGACCCTGCAACGTCTTCTGCCCCTTTTGTAGCAACGCTGGTAGATGTAACCGGTTTAATCATTTACTTCTCTGTAGCAGTGTTGTTTTTAACAGGGGTCTTGCTGTAAAAGTTAAGACCAGTTGCTCTGTTTTTCTTTAATTGTAGGATGTAGTTGTAAATCAATTATATAAAACTATTGTTATACCTTTAAATAGCTTTGTATAACGATTATAAAGCCATGTTTTTGTTAGTGATGATTGTACTAAAGGAAAAACTATGGAGCACCAACATCTTAACCATATAAAAATGGGGCATAATGGGCACAAACATAACGGGTACCATAAAAATGACCATGTTGTAAGGCCACTTTCATTAAAAAGTTCGGGTAAGTTTATTTGCCCGATGCACCCCGAAATCATTAGAGACCAACCCGGCTCATGCCCAATATGTGGCATGGACCTGATACCAATAGGCGTAAATACGGAAGAAGAGGACAAGGCTTACGACAACTTGCTCTTTAAATTTAAACTGGCAGTAGTTTTTACCATTCCTATTTTCCTGATCGCCATGTTGGAAATGATTCCGCACAACCCAATGCTTGATATTATAAACCTGAAATCCTGGAATTGGGTACAGTTTGTGTTATCGCTTCCAGTGGTATTTTATGCTACATGGATGTTTTTTGAACGGGCATGGCAATCTGTGGTAACCTGGAATTTAAATATGTTTACTTTAATAGGTATTGGTGCAGGCGTAGCCTGGCTTTTTAGTGTAATAGCCCTGCTTTTTCCGGGGATATTTCCTGAGCAGTTTAAAACACATCATGGTACGGTATATGTATATTTTGAAGCAGCTACAGTTATCCTTACGTTGGTTTTGCTAGGGCAGCTGTTAGAAGCCAGAGCACATAGTAGAACCAATAGTGCAATTAAAGAATTGTTGAAATTGGCACCCAATGAGGCTACAAAAATTGTGGGTGGAAAGGAGGTGACGGTAGCTATTGATGACATCCAGAAAGGAGATTTGTTGCGGGTAAAACCGGGAGAAAAGATACCCGTAGATGGACGCATTAAAGAAGGGGAGATTACCATTGATGAGTCTATGATCACCGGTGAGCCGATCCCTGTTGAAAAGACGACCGGAGATCAGGTAAGCTCAGGTACCATCAACGGGAATAAGACTTTTATAATGGTTGCCGAGAAGGTAGGTGCAGAAACCCTGCTTTCGCAAATTATTGAAATGGTTAATTCGGCCAGCCGATCCAAAGCACCTATTCAAAAACTAGCTGATCGGATTTCAGGATATTTTGTACCAGTGGTGGTATTGATCGCTATAGCTACATTTATGATTTGGGCGGTTTATGGACCTGATCCTGCTTACGTTTACGGTTTTGTAAATGCCATTGCTGTATTGATTATTGCCTGTCCTTGTGCATTGGGATTGGCCACACCAATGTCGGTAATGGTGGGGGTAGGGAAAGGGGCTCAGTCGGGAGTGCTCATTAAAAATGCAGCGTCTCTCGAAAAAATGAATGCCATAGATATTGTGGTAATTGATAAAACTGGAACGGTTACAGAAGGAAAGCCATCTGTAGAGCAGATAGTGAGTGTTAACCCTGATTTTACCGCAGATGATGTATTGGAAAAAATAGTCGCGTTAAACAGTAGCAGTGAGCATCCATTGGCACAGGCAACACTGCGTTATGGCGAAGAAAAAAACATCAGCGCTTCTGCAATATCAAATTTTGAGGCCATTGCTGGCAAAGGTATTATGGGGATGTTGGGTAGTGAAAAGTTGGCCCTGGGGAATAAAAAGCTAATGGAACAACTGAATGTAAAGGTTACTTCCGAATTGGACGAGCAGGTAGTCCACGCTCAGCAACAAGGTAAAACGGTATCATACTTGGCAGTGGGTAATGTTGCGGTAGGTTATGTGGTGATTTCAGATAAAATTAAAGCCTCCAGCGCAGCTGCCATACATAAGTTACAGGAAGAAGGGTTGAAGGTATTGATGTTTACGGGCGATAATGAAGCCACTGCAAAAGCAGTGAGCCAGGCATTGAGCCTTGATGGATACAAAGGTCAGATGTTGCCGGAAAATAAGCTAAACGAGATAAAACACTTGCAGGTGCAAGGGAAAAAGGTAGCAATGGCAGGTGATGGTATTAATGATGCTCCGGCATTATCGCAGGCAGATATTGGTATTGCTATGGGAACTGGAACAGATGTAGCTATAGAAAGTGCGGCAATTACGCTGGTAAAAGGAGATTTGAATGGTATTGCCAAAGCCCGGTTATTGAGTCAAAAGGTAATGGCAAATATTAAAGGGAATTTATTCTTTGCACTGGGCTACAATGTGCTTGGGATTCCTATAGCTGCAGGGGTATTATATCCCTTTTTTGGCATTTTACTTTCGCCAATGATTGCAGCGTTGGCCATGAGTTTAAGTTCGGTATCTGTAATTCTGAACTCGCTGCGGCTAAGAGGAGCGAAAATAGTATGAAATTAGTTAAGCATAGCAATGACTATGCTTAACTAATAGTTTATTGTTATACGTTGAAACGGAAGTGCATAATGTCACCATCCTCTACAACATAAGTCTTTCCTTCTACACCCAATTTACCTGCATCTTTACAAGCATTTTCAGATCCTAAGGTTACAAAGTCGTTATATTTAATCACCTCAGCACGGATAAATCCTTTTTCGAAATCGGTATGGATTACACCGGCTGCTTGTGGAGCTGTAAAGCCCTTAGTAATGGTCCAGGCCCTTACTTCCTGTACACCTGCAGTAAAATAAGTATACAAGTCTAATAAGCGATATGCTGCAACAATAAGTTTGTTTACACCAGATTCTGTTAGGCCAAGGTCGGCCAAAAACTCCTGACGTTCTTCATAACTTTCCAGTTCGGCAATTTCAGATTCTATTTTAGCAGAGATCACCAATACTTCGGCATTCTCGTTTTTTACAGCTTCTTTAACGCGGTCAACATAAGCATTGCCATTGATTACCGAAGCTTCCTCTACGTTGCAAACGTACAATACTGGTTTTTGAGTTAACAAGCCAAGGTCTTGAATATATTCGAAATCCTCTGCAGATACTGCAGCAGAACGAGCAGATTGTCCGCTTTCCAGATGTGTTTTAATCACACTCAGGATATCGAAAGTTCTTTTGGCATCCTTATCGGTTTTAGCCATTTTCTCAACTTTCTGAATGCGTTTGGTAACAGTGTCCAGATCTTTAAGCTGCAACTCCGTATCAATGATTTCTTTATCACGAATAGGGTCAACCGAACCATCAACATGAATCACATTTCCATCGTCAAAGCAACGCAATACGTGAATGATTGCATTTGTAGCCCTGATATTACCTAAAAATTGGTTACCTAAACCTTCGCCTTTTGATGCACCTTTTACCAGACCTGCAATATCTACGATCTCGATAGTATTTGGAACGATACGATTTGGCTTAACCAACTCAGCTAAT
This is a stretch of genomic DNA from Candidatus Pedobacter colombiensis. It encodes these proteins:
- a CDS encoding nucleotidyltransferase family protein, coding for MLKANGQKLRSYGVSNLSVFGSFITGKYNADSDVDFLVDFDPEQKSYDNFMDLSFFLEDLLGRKVEIVTPQSLSKYIGPYILKEAEHVAI
- a CDS encoding DUF86 domain-containing protein, with product MLPSNIELLNHILDEISFVLNAVKGKEKDFVINDPVLSRAIIRSLEIIGEASAKVEPDFKLEHPQVEWRKMSNTRNRLIHDYFGVDYDIVWDIITSKLPDLEQAIQAIISEN
- a CDS encoding WG repeat-containing protein, with protein sequence MRNKLFYWSLLFLITFQGYSQQKISGRFKPFAKLFIATDTNILVKPSVNGKFAFMIKSKDLKHSKTSRVGFIDSAGRVIVEPKYINCSNFDDGYALVQDTSYNIGVIDTNGKTVIKMIYANISRCKNGLLMILKDGKFGLIKINGTVVLEPNKYDSFSNDERRYVKCMVLPNPYFWELLDFDRNEIHFDEYLGVRYGGKWAVIDKNGIEIISTKYEGIGTFENGVATAEIGKKYGVIDAKGNLLVTAKYEFVMLTPYNFVKVLAKNKLGIVSLQNKTLVPPKYSSISPYDENHFLVEDDKGLGVVDSKNKTIIPIKDQQIKRFGIGYMISPNFEGGWAFFDEKGKQKTAYLRGWFDSPVWYKDYAHGFMIYNEKEKKNKSYKELLVYNNFTPQARIFGYQRAGKWGLLDTTGVEITKPLYDKLEFQFFKKNANSDANNLIKAMVNKKWGLIDRNGNKMLDFEYDELSNRYSGLSLAKKNGKYGLLSKDIKLITPIKYDEITLQDGDFRIEKFILVRINKKTGLINSKGNEIIPVKYDYVNSFFLNGFSVVGIGKKMGLFDLNGKMVFPVIYDSITVNEDGFHTVLKDGFWGVINRSHDVILPIVYGQVLRIYDQNSLRDAALTTKRAKYCVNYNGKEGLLDSTGKIVVPFLYDTIIRIADNSIIASKGGYVGVIDWEGNIIVPFIYLTIEDLGRFYKVCINGKYGSIDKNGKHIIKPVYDQMDYLYGGFLVVTKDDKQGVFNIKGEEIVKPIYDSCKPCGKTNIIVHKSEKAGLLDDKGALIYPCIYKEIECVNGTIVIKKFEEIKTGNRK
- a CDS encoding DUF6266 family protein: MGKLTGGIDYDMIGRLGNHVGRKRKGKNIISMRPSKSKKPGTPLQINQRIKFGMMTSWLSNLSGLIDIGFAAYDTKMTAQNAAVKYNLEHAITGTGPDYQINYRKILYSRGPLDLPIYMEVGTVIDCKIEFLWANQIVNPGNPGESNALATDKATLLVYNSTKGKFVTLKAAAPRSALKFELQLPLDFAGDSVDCWMSFVSANGKLVSNSIYITKLLVL
- a CDS encoding peptidoglycan-binding protein, which produces MGTAKICTMLVCFVFICRSWNVDSSAVKDYERIIAIAQKEVGVKELTGNNDGERVEEYLRAVGLKKGQPYCSAFVSWVFEQAGYRAPRTGWSPALFPGSRIVKDAKPAAVFGIYFSSLKRIAHVGLVESVRSDWITCLEANTNIAGSREGEGVFRRIRHKRTISRFADWIKQNN
- the mgtE gene encoding magnesium transporter, which produces MEEEVVEEVVKLLEQSDDAQLKVYLDGLNISDVEHLIDELPQYAVKFIDILSIKRAVNVFRILDFPTQEKIIKKLPGNKLAELINLMPPDDRTALFSELKGDAVKKLIILLPAKDRVEALSLLGYEEDSVGRLMTPDYVAVKKDWTVSRVLSHIRRYGKNSETIDVVYVIDKDGILLDDIRIREVLLADPDAKIGDLTDHRLISLNVSDPQEEAINVFRMNNRVALPVVDDNNVLLGIVTVDDILWIANEEYTEDMHKIGGTQALDEPYLDMPIFGLFRRRIGWLVVLFLGEMLTATAMAHFEADIAKAVILAMFVPLIISSGGNSGSQASTLIIQAMALGEITIGDWWRVMRREIISGLMLGIVLGSIGFLRIFVWTFFTDMYGPHWMLVGVTVGVALVGVVLWGSLAGSMLPLLLKKLGADPATSSAPFVATLVDVTGLIIYFSVAVLFLTGVLL
- a CDS encoding copper-translocating P-type ATPase — translated: MEHQHLNHIKMGHNGHKHNGYHKNDHVVRPLSLKSSGKFICPMHPEIIRDQPGSCPICGMDLIPIGVNTEEEDKAYDNLLFKFKLAVVFTIPIFLIAMLEMIPHNPMLDIINLKSWNWVQFVLSLPVVFYATWMFFERAWQSVVTWNLNMFTLIGIGAGVAWLFSVIALLFPGIFPEQFKTHHGTVYVYFEAATVILTLVLLGQLLEARAHSRTNSAIKELLKLAPNEATKIVGGKEVTVAIDDIQKGDLLRVKPGEKIPVDGRIKEGEITIDESMITGEPIPVEKTTGDQVSSGTINGNKTFIMVAEKVGAETLLSQIIEMVNSASRSKAPIQKLADRISGYFVPVVVLIAIATFMIWAVYGPDPAYVYGFVNAIAVLIIACPCALGLATPMSVMVGVGKGAQSGVLIKNAASLEKMNAIDIVVIDKTGTVTEGKPSVEQIVSVNPDFTADDVLEKIVALNSSSEHPLAQATLRYGEEKNISASAISNFEAIAGKGIMGMLGSEKLALGNKKLMEQLNVKVTSELDEQVVHAQQQGKTVSYLAVGNVAVGYVVISDKIKASSAAAIHKLQEEGLKVLMFTGDNEATAKAVSQALSLDGYKGQMLPENKLNEIKHLQVQGKKVAMAGDGINDAPALSQADIGIAMGTGTDVAIESAAITLVKGDLNGIAKARLLSQKVMANIKGNLFFALGYNVLGIPIAAGVLYPFFGILLSPMIAALAMSLSSVSVILNSLRLRGAKIV
- the ychF gene encoding redox-regulated ATPase YchF, which produces MALQCGIVGLPNVGKSTLFNCLSNAKAQAANFPFCTIEPNIGVITVPDERLTKLAELVKPNRIVPNTIEIVDIAGLVKGASKGEGLGNQFLGNIRATNAIIHVLRCFDDGNVIHVDGSVDPIRDKEIIDTELQLKDLDTVTKRIQKVEKMAKTDKDAKRTFDILSVIKTHLESGQSARSAAVSAEDFEYIQDLGLLTQKPVLYVCNVEEASVINGNAYVDRVKEAVKNENAEVLVISAKIESEIAELESYEERQEFLADLGLTESGVNKLIVAAYRLLDLYTYFTAGVQEVRAWTITKGFTAPQAAGVIHTDFEKGFIRAEVIKYNDFVTLGSENACKDAGKLGVEGKTYVVEDGDIMHFRFNV